A stretch of the Mycobacterium sp. ITM-2016-00317 genome encodes the following:
- a CDS encoding lipid-transfer protein, producing MSPEPVYILGAGMHPWGKWGRDFTEYGVVAARAALAEAGLDWRQIQLVAGADTIRNGYPGFVAGATFAQKLGWNGIPITSSYAACASGSQALQSARAHILAGLCDVALVIGADTTPKGFFAPVGGERKNDPDWQRFHLIGATNTVYFAMLARLRMDLYGATLEDFANVKVKNARHGLDNPNARYRKAATVEDVLASPVVSDPLRLLDICATSDGAAAVIVASKSFAEKHLGSVEGVPSVRAISLQSPQYPQHLPELPDIATDSTAVVPGPERVFKDQILDAAYAEAGIGPEDLSLAEVYDLSTALELDWYEHLGLCAKGEAEHLLRSGATTVGGRIPVNASGGLACFGEAIPAQAIAQVCELTWQLRGQATGRQVENATVGITANQGLFGHGSSVIVAR from the coding sequence ATGAGCCCTGAACCGGTCTACATCCTCGGTGCCGGTATGCACCCCTGGGGTAAATGGGGACGCGACTTCACCGAGTACGGCGTCGTGGCCGCCCGCGCTGCCCTGGCCGAAGCCGGGCTGGACTGGCGCCAGATCCAACTCGTCGCCGGCGCAGACACCATCCGCAACGGCTACCCCGGCTTCGTCGCCGGCGCGACGTTCGCGCAGAAGCTGGGCTGGAACGGCATCCCGATCACCTCCAGCTACGCCGCCTGCGCCTCCGGATCGCAGGCCCTGCAGAGCGCCCGCGCCCACATCCTGGCCGGCCTGTGCGACGTCGCGCTGGTCATCGGCGCCGACACCACCCCCAAGGGTTTCTTCGCCCCCGTCGGCGGCGAGCGCAAGAACGATCCCGACTGGCAGCGTTTCCACCTCATCGGCGCCACCAACACCGTCTATTTCGCGATGCTGGCCCGCCTGCGGATGGACCTCTACGGCGCCACCCTCGAAGACTTCGCGAACGTGAAGGTCAAGAACGCCCGCCACGGCCTGGACAACCCCAACGCCCGCTACCGCAAAGCCGCCACCGTCGAGGACGTGCTGGCCTCCCCCGTGGTGTCGGATCCGTTGCGGCTGCTCGACATCTGCGCCACCTCCGACGGCGCGGCCGCGGTGATCGTCGCGAGCAAGTCGTTCGCCGAGAAACACCTGGGTTCGGTCGAGGGAGTGCCCTCGGTGCGGGCGATCAGCCTGCAGTCCCCGCAATACCCGCAGCACCTGCCCGAGCTGCCCGACATCGCCACCGACTCCACCGCCGTGGTCCCCGGGCCCGAACGCGTCTTCAAAGACCAGATCCTCGACGCCGCCTACGCCGAAGCCGGTATCGGCCCCGAGGACCTGTCCCTGGCCGAGGTCTATGACCTGTCCACCGCGTTGGAACTCGACTGGTACGAGCACCTCGGTCTGTGCGCCAAGGGCGAGGCCGAACACCTCCTCCGCTCCGGAGCCACCACCGTCGGCGGCCGCATCCCGGTCAACGCCTCCGGTGGGTTGGCCTGCTTCGGCGAAGCGATCCCGGCCCAGGCCATCGCCCAAGTCTGCGAACTCACCTGGCAACTGCGCGGCCAAGCCACCGGCCGCCAAGTCGAAAACGCCACCGTCGGCATCACCGCCAACCAAGGCCTCTTCGGCCACGGCTCCTCGGTCATCGTCGCCCGCTAA
- a CDS encoding OB-fold domain-containing protein, with protein sequence MSASTQPAIDGWFATDGSGDPYLIGGKCHQCGTFVFPPRANNCPNPGCDGDDLAQVPLSRRGRLWSYTENRYAPPPPYPSPDPFEPFAVAAVELAAEGLIVLGKVVEGTLAADLKVGMEMELTTMPLYVDDDGVERIVHAWRIAS encoded by the coding sequence GTGTCAGCTTCCACGCAGCCTGCGATCGACGGGTGGTTCGCCACGGACGGGTCCGGAGATCCGTATCTGATCGGCGGCAAGTGTCACCAGTGCGGAACCTTCGTGTTCCCGCCCCGAGCCAACAACTGCCCCAACCCGGGCTGTGACGGCGACGACCTGGCCCAGGTGCCACTGTCGCGGCGCGGCCGGCTGTGGAGCTACACCGAAAACCGGTACGCCCCACCACCTCCCTACCCGTCACCGGATCCTTTCGAGCCGTTCGCCGTGGCCGCGGTCGAACTCGCCGCCGAAGGCCTGATCGTGCTCGGCAAGGTCGTCGAGGGCACCCTGGCCGCCGACCTCAAGGTCGGCATGGAGATGGAACTGACCACCATGCCGCTGTATGTCGACGACGACGGCGTCGAGCGCATCGTCCACGCCTGGAGAATCGCCTCATGA
- a CDS encoding ABC transporter ATP-binding protein, with product MSSPETPETPERQPDSRPVLLEVRDIVVHYGRIKALHSVSLTVHDGELVTLLGSNGAGKTTMMRAISGLLPLTSGSVWFDGKDISRVKAHKRVADGLIQAPEGRGVFPGMTIIDNLEMGCYGRKFASKAEHDERLDWVLETFPRLAERRSQLGGTLSGGEQQMLAIGRALMARPKVLLLDEPSMGLAPMVISQIFRIIAEINAAGTTVLLVEQNAQQALSRSDRAYILETGEVTRTGDARELLSDTSIRAAYLGVA from the coding sequence ATGAGCTCACCTGAGACCCCCGAGACCCCTGAGCGGCAGCCCGATTCGCGTCCGGTGCTGCTGGAGGTGCGTGACATCGTCGTGCACTACGGCCGGATCAAAGCCCTGCACTCGGTGTCGCTGACCGTGCACGATGGCGAGCTGGTGACCCTGCTGGGTTCCAATGGCGCAGGCAAGACCACCATGATGCGCGCGATCTCCGGGCTGTTGCCGCTGACGTCGGGTTCGGTGTGGTTCGACGGCAAGGACATCAGCCGCGTCAAGGCGCACAAGCGGGTGGCCGACGGCCTGATCCAGGCCCCGGAGGGACGCGGCGTCTTCCCCGGCATGACGATCATCGACAATCTTGAGATGGGTTGCTACGGAAGGAAGTTCGCGTCCAAGGCGGAGCACGACGAGCGGCTCGACTGGGTGTTGGAGACCTTCCCCCGCCTGGCGGAACGCAGAAGTCAGCTGGGTGGCACCCTTTCCGGCGGGGAGCAGCAGATGCTGGCCATCGGGCGCGCATTGATGGCGCGGCCGAAAGTGTTGCTGCTCGACGAGCCGTCCATGGGGTTGGCTCCGATGGTGATCTCGCAGATCTTCCGGATCATCGCCGAGATCAACGCCGCGGGCACCACGGTGCTGCTGGTCGAGCAGAATGCGCAGCAGGCCCTGAGCCGGTCGGACCGGGCCTACATCCTGGAGACCGGCGAGGTCACCCGCACCGGTGATGCTCGGGAGCTGCTGTCCGACACGAGCATCCGCGCGGCCTACCTCGGCGTCGCCTGA
- a CDS encoding alpha/beta fold hydrolase, which produces MSTYVLIPGMCHGAWCFDDLAASLRAQGHHVLALTLTGVAERSHLLPGAVNLETHLTDVLAAISDDTSAGADLVLVGHSYGGMVITGVADRIPDRVHALVFVDAVVPRDGERCWDLVDDEERSWYVRVDDTGFGVPPLPFFDPRATPHPLATLLQPLRLQGGLDRFRRRVFVYARDWPAQSPLQPSYDRVRDDPTWICHELDGKHNLMRDCPDELLGILLEAG; this is translated from the coding sequence ATGAGCACGTATGTGTTGATTCCGGGGATGTGCCACGGCGCATGGTGTTTCGACGATCTCGCGGCCTCGCTACGGGCACAGGGGCATCACGTGCTGGCGCTCACGCTGACCGGGGTCGCGGAGCGGTCCCACCTGCTGCCGGGTGCGGTCAACCTGGAGACCCACCTCACCGACGTGCTTGCCGCGATCAGCGACGACACCTCCGCGGGCGCCGATCTCGTCCTCGTCGGGCACAGCTACGGCGGCATGGTGATCACCGGTGTCGCCGACCGGATCCCCGACCGGGTGCACGCACTGGTGTTCGTCGACGCCGTGGTGCCGCGCGACGGCGAAAGGTGCTGGGATCTGGTCGACGACGAGGAACGCAGCTGGTACGTCCGGGTCGACGACACCGGGTTCGGCGTGCCGCCGCTGCCGTTCTTCGATCCGCGGGCGACGCCGCATCCGCTGGCCACACTTCTGCAACCGCTGCGTCTACAGGGTGGACTGGACCGGTTCCGCCGACGGGTGTTCGTCTACGCGCGGGACTGGCCCGCACAGTCACCATTGCAGCCGTCCTACGACCGGGTGCGCGACGACCCGACCTGGATCTGCCACGAACTCGACGGCAAACACAACCTGATGCGCGACTGTCCCGACGAACTTCTCGGCATCCTGCTGGAGGCCGGCTAG
- a CDS encoding DUF167 domain-containing protein: MTEVISVRVKPGSSKGPLVETGPDGVLTVYVRERAVEGKANAAVIRVLADHFGVPRSDVQLTGGATARLKRFRIG; encoded by the coding sequence ATGACTGAGGTGATCTCGGTCCGGGTCAAGCCGGGCAGCAGCAAGGGCCCGTTGGTGGAAACCGGACCCGACGGCGTGCTGACCGTCTACGTCCGAGAGCGTGCAGTCGAGGGCAAGGCCAACGCCGCGGTGATCCGGGTGCTCGCCGACCACTTCGGGGTACCGCGCAGCGACGTCCAGTTGACCGGCGGCGCGACGGCACGACTCAAACGGTTCCGCATCGGCTGA
- a CDS encoding ABC transporter ATP-binding protein, protein MTSPQDGAAPETFVDSVAELASVHREIQAGEGEVLLQTNDLTVKFGGLTALDAVTFNIRRGEILGLIGPNGAGKTTCFNAITGVYRPTSGSVSFDGSTIGRIKRHQITRLGIARTFQNIRLFGEMTALENVMVGTDARHHTSVPGALFRSPRHRREERSAIERSAALLHFVGIAHRGEEKAKNLSYGDQRRLEIARALATEPKLLCLDEPAAGFNPSEKSALIDLIRKIRDDGYTVLLIEHDMRLVMGVTDRIVVLEFGRKIADGLPAEIREDPKVIAAYLGVPDDELT, encoded by the coding sequence ATGACGTCGCCGCAGGACGGGGCCGCACCGGAGACCTTCGTCGACAGTGTCGCCGAACTCGCGAGCGTGCACCGCGAGATCCAGGCCGGCGAGGGCGAGGTGCTGCTGCAGACCAACGATCTGACCGTGAAGTTCGGTGGCCTGACCGCATTGGACGCGGTGACGTTCAACATCCGTCGCGGCGAGATCCTGGGCCTCATCGGACCCAACGGGGCGGGCAAGACGACGTGCTTCAACGCGATCACCGGCGTCTACCGGCCGACGTCGGGGTCGGTGAGCTTCGACGGCTCGACGATCGGCAGGATCAAGCGTCACCAGATCACCCGGCTGGGTATCGCCCGCACCTTCCAGAACATCCGGCTGTTCGGTGAGATGACCGCGCTGGAGAACGTGATGGTGGGCACCGACGCCCGCCACCACACCTCGGTGCCGGGTGCGCTGTTCCGCTCCCCGCGGCACCGCCGCGAAGAACGGTCGGCGATCGAAAGGTCCGCGGCACTGCTCCATTTCGTGGGGATCGCCCACCGCGGTGAGGAGAAGGCCAAGAACCTCTCCTATGGCGACCAGCGTCGACTGGAGATCGCGCGGGCGCTGGCCACCGAACCCAAGCTGCTGTGCCTGGACGAGCCCGCCGCCGGGTTCAATCCCAGCGAGAAGTCCGCGCTGATCGACCTGATCCGCAAGATCCGCGACGACGGCTACACCGTGCTGCTGATCGAACACGACATGCGGCTGGTGATGGGGGTGACCGACCGGATCGTGGTGCTGGAGTTCGGCCGCAAGATCGCCGACGGGCTGCCCGCCGAGATCCGCGAGGACCCCAAGGTCATCGCCGCCTACCTGGGAGTGCCCGACGATGAGCTCACCTGA